The Terriglobales bacterium sequence CCGAACTCCGTGGATGCGCACCTTGCCTTTGCCTTCAATGCGGCACGCCTTGGCCGCGCGCAGGACGCCATCATGCACGCCCAACGTGCATTGGAACTCGATCCTGCTTTCCCCTTGACGAGTTTCAAAGTCGCGATTGTTTACCACTATCTCGGTCAGGAGGAACGCAGCCTGCAACAATTGCAGATGCTCTTGAAACAGACGCCGAACTTTCCGATGGCCTACTACGGAATGGCTATGATCCGCATTTGGCTCGGTCGCTACGATCAGGTCAATTGTGACGACCCCAATATCGAGAGGGCGGGAAGGAACCCGGAGCGGCTCGCGTTTCTGACCTACTGCTACGCAAAGGTAGGCAGGCACCAGGATGCCGAGCGCGTATTCCGTCAATTACAGACTCATCCGAACTTTCCTCAGGTGTATCCGCGTATGCTGTCGCTGGCGTACACCGCACTGGGTGATCGCGACCGCGCCGTGAAGGTCCTTCAAGACGCTTGGAAGGCCCGAACACCCTGGATAGACGAGATATTGCTCGAGCCCAATGACCTCGATTCCGACCCGCGTTACCAGGCCCTATTGCAGGCGATTCGGACTCAATACCAGAAGGATCAAACGTAGCCTGTGCGCTAAGTACCGAACCGGTACGTCGGCACACGTGTCCCTTCAGGTAATCGGGGAAGGGCCCGATCTTTGCATCACCGCCGAGTTGTGCGTTCACTTTGTGTCCACGCTAAGGATCCGCAGTTGTCGCCTCGCCTCCCTCCGCAGTTCGCCGATTCTCGACTTCTCGAGATGCCTTAGCAATGGCTCAACATCGCGGCCGATTAAGTCGCGTACGTAGCCTGCGTACCAGGGGCCCAATCCCGTCGTCCCCGGTGGAGGTTCCGGCAGCGACAGCGCCTTCCGCTGCAACTCCTCTGCGATCTGCCGATTGCGGAACTCCGGCGTGGCCCCGGAAAGATCCGTAATATCACCCGGTCGAAAAGGACCGAGTTCCACTTCCAGAGACACCAGCGGCAACGTCACCTGCCACGTATCTCTGACGCGTCGTAGAAACACTAGGTATCTGAATCCATTCTGGAAATTCGCGTGTGGCGGACCTGAACCGACGATGCCGCCTTCGGTTCTAATCGCACCCGTATACCACTTGAACGTCAGCATTCGGACGAACTGTCCTTTGTACAAGCGATCGTCCTTTATCTGAGTGCGTTGCGCCCTGAGTTCGATCCCGTCCACGTCTTCGCCACCCATCGGCGATATAGAAACAACGGTTCCCGATAGAACCAGATCCGAACTCTCGATGCGTTGTTTGAAATCCCCGGGAATCACCCAGGGGTAATGCACTTGTGCCGACAGCCGCGTCAGCAGGCAAAAGAACGCACAAAGACAAAAGAGCTTCCCCACAAACAAGACAGACTCCATCCGAGATGGAATTGTTCCAGGAAATAATCGGTGCGACGGGTGCGGAGAATCCCGAAACCAGAATATCGGCCCCACTTGTGCCACACCTTCGCGCGAAACGCTAACGTGGGTCCACCACCGGCCTAACTCTACAGCGTTTTCCTGAAGAACTTCGTATCCAGCGCAAACCTCGGAAACTTCGCCGGCAGAGCCTCCGGCTCGATCCTCGTGTATCCATTACGCAGGTAAAATCGTTGCGCCGCCTGCGTCGCCTCAATCGTCCCCAAAAACAATTCCCGGAAGCCCCGCCCCCGGCACTCCGATTCCAGGGTCTCCAGCAAATTCTGCGCAACGTGAAACTTAGGCCCGCGCCAACGCTCTTTCACGAACATCCGACGCAGCGCTCCCTGCCTCTCCCCGATGTCCTGCACCCCGATAGTCCCGATCACCTCTTCTCCCGCTACCGCCACCCAGAAATCACCACGCCCCTGCCGATACACCTCCCGCAACCGCGTCAAGTCAGGCTCCTGCTCAAGCGTTACTGGCAGCGAGAACTCCACCGTCTGGATATAAAGCACCAGCTCGGCGACTTCCTCACCGAACCTGTCTTCGTACGGAATGATGCGGTAGTCCATCGGGCCCGCATTCTCTCACGTCCGGCATACCGAAAAAGGCCGCCCGGTAAGAGCGGCCTTCCTGCCAGAGAGCC is a genomic window containing:
- a CDS encoding GNAT family N-acetyltransferase: MDYRIIPYEDRFGEEVAELVLYIQTVEFSLPVTLEQEPDLTRLREVYRQGRGDFWVAVAGEEVIGTIGVQDIGERQGALRRMFVKERWRGPKFHVAQNLLETLESECRGRGFRELFLGTIEATQAAQRFYLRNGYTRIEPEALPAKFPRFALDTKFFRKTL